From Spartinivicinus ruber, the proteins below share one genomic window:
- a CDS encoding outer membrane beta-barrel protein — protein MKKAVLAVAVVSAFAVPAFAETNLNPFEDSKSGFYLGLGLGAADYDDSFSTAKDRASNVGGTLKYTERDGIWKVFTGYRVNKYFGVEASYNSLGNPEADFYPNGSNAVVETEAEIKGYGVKAIGYYPINNSFELQASVGALKWKAEEETKVAVGASSNKIDSKSEKGTSLTVGLGANYNLTKNIAFGLQWERINDVGDKELLFGETDIDTYTLSAQYKF, from the coding sequence ATGAAAAAAGCTGTATTAGCTGTTGCTGTAGTGTCAGCCTTTGCTGTACCTGCCTTTGCGGAAACTAATTTAAATCCTTTTGAAGATAGTAAAAGCGGTTTTTACCTAGGTCTCGGTCTAGGTGCTGCTGATTATGATGACTCTTTCAGTACGGCCAAAGACAGAGCTAGCAACGTTGGTGGTACTTTAAAATATACGGAACGCGATGGCATATGGAAAGTATTTACCGGATATCGTGTTAATAAATATTTCGGTGTAGAAGCTAGTTATAACAGTTTAGGAAATCCTGAAGCAGACTTTTATCCTAATGGCAGTAACGCTGTTGTAGAAACTGAAGCAGAAATTAAAGGTTATGGTGTTAAAGCTATAGGCTATTATCCAATTAATAACAGCTTTGAATTACAAGCAAGTGTGGGTGCTTTAAAGTGGAAAGCTGAGGAAGAAACTAAAGTAGCAGTCGGAGCTAGCTCTAATAAAATTGACTCCAAGTCAGAGAAAGGCACGAGCTTAACGGTTGGTCTAGGAGCTAATTATAACCTAACTAAAAATATCGCTTTTGGTCTTCAGTGGGAGCGCATCAATGATGTAGGTGATAAAGAGCTATTGTTCGGTGAAACTGACATCGACACCTACACTTTATCAGCTCAATACAAGTTCTAA
- a CDS encoding site-specific integrase, whose protein sequence is MDYLRTRNGTFYFRKVIPMELRYLFCKGELQLSLGTKTKTEARTRAATLRGAINAAIDEIKSEKKLERKLAILEQLDIFLKSFINKKHKAYESLGTRQFKPRQGELNQEKTKPKITTLSVLYIQFETEKVATEWGHKAKEDYYTAFKALIDLVGDVVPAKVNNALANKYSQGLLTYPQRRAVGPNAKLSLKELAKRNSPTISARTAKNHFTRMNVFFNWLAQRKYIKANPLSGLSPKGKKTTTKKLSFNQDDLKLIFSQPLFKEKKYNCEWQYWLPILALYTGARLEELAQLSASDVKQEEGIYYLHIHGEENNQLKNENSARKIPLHCEVLSLGFLDYLATRQGQQLFQLNKVSGKYGKNVTKWFTRFKQRLGFGPSKVFHSFRHTFRDLAVESGVPSEHIKALLGHTQGDVTHGIYGSGFSLRVLNASLQKIEVRNFCMNL, encoded by the coding sequence GTGGACTACCTACGCACTCGAAATGGTACATTTTACTTCCGAAAGGTCATACCAATGGAACTAAGATACTTATTTTGCAAGGGAGAATTACAGCTATCGCTAGGGACCAAGACAAAGACTGAAGCCCGTACTAGAGCGGCTACGTTGCGTGGGGCAATCAATGCAGCCATAGATGAGATAAAGTCAGAAAAGAAACTAGAACGAAAATTAGCCATCTTAGAGCAGCTTGATATCTTTCTTAAATCCTTCATAAATAAGAAACACAAAGCCTATGAAAGCTTGGGAACAAGGCAATTTAAGCCTAGGCAAGGAGAATTAAATCAGGAAAAAACTAAACCGAAAATAACTACCCTGTCAGTGTTGTATATCCAATTTGAAACTGAAAAAGTAGCTACTGAATGGGGACACAAAGCCAAGGAAGATTATTACACGGCATTTAAGGCCTTAATTGACTTGGTTGGTGATGTGGTCCCTGCAAAGGTGAATAACGCCTTAGCCAATAAATACAGCCAAGGGCTGCTTACATATCCCCAGCGGAGAGCTGTAGGCCCTAACGCTAAGCTCAGCTTGAAAGAGTTAGCTAAGCGCAACTCCCCTACTATCTCTGCTAGAACCGCTAAGAATCATTTTACACGAATGAATGTCTTTTTTAATTGGCTTGCCCAGCGTAAATATATCAAGGCTAATCCACTATCTGGCCTATCACCCAAGGGCAAGAAGACCACAACGAAAAAGCTGTCATTTAATCAGGATGATTTAAAGCTCATCTTCAGTCAGCCACTGTTTAAGGAGAAAAAATATAATTGTGAGTGGCAATATTGGTTACCTATTTTAGCCCTTTACACGGGAGCACGTCTTGAAGAGCTGGCACAGCTTAGCGCGAGTGATGTTAAGCAGGAAGAAGGCATTTATTATTTGCACATTCACGGCGAGGAAAATAATCAATTAAAAAATGAAAACTCAGCTAGAAAAATACCCCTTCACTGTGAGGTCCTAAGCCTTGGCTTTCTCGACTATTTAGCTACAAGACAAGGACAGCAGCTCTTCCAATTAAATAAAGTGAGTGGGAAATACGGCAAGAATGTCACTAAATGGTTTACCCGATTTAAACAGCGTCTTGGCTTTGGTCCCTCTAAAGTGTTCCACAGCTTCCGGCATACCTTCCGTGACTTAGCGGTTGAATCAGGCGTGCCTAGCGAGCATATCAAGGCTCTATTAGGACACACGCAAGGTGATGTGACACATGGCATTTACGGTTCTGGGTTTAGTTTAAGGGTGCTTAATGCAAGCTTACAGAAAATAGAGGTAAGAAACTTTTGTATGAATTTGTGA
- a CDS encoding KilA-N domain-containing protein, whose translation MTTDTGKISTADIKLNPDMDEVGNLGMWSLLNSIKSHDKSSLEPEVWLDGPGGELIAASAEYLPLDYLIHYEDEELGGPELVRREYYVTPDIALSYAFWLSPELHESLFKWMKELFGSTTYTTHH comes from the coding sequence ATGACGACAGATACAGGCAAGATAAGTACAGCTGATATAAAGCTGAATCCTGATATGGATGAGGTTGGCAATCTTGGCATGTGGTCCCTCCTTAATTCAATCAAGTCACACGACAAGAGTAGTTTAGAGCCTGAAGTCTGGCTAGACGGACCTGGAGGGGAGCTTATAGCCGCTTCAGCAGAGTACTTACCCTTGGATTACCTAATTCACTATGAGGATGAAGAACTAGGAGGACCTGAGCTAGTAAGGAGAGAGTATTATGTAACACCAGACATTGCTCTTAGCTATGCCTTTTGGTTGTCCCCTGAACTCCATGAGAGCTTATTTAAATGGATGAAGGAATTGTTTGGTAGCACCACTTATACCACCCATCATTAA
- a CDS encoding STAS domain-containing protein: MAFNIKHKVSGKTTYIYLSGSLVTGGRMSLSKVIKGIVANNPNNVELDISEVQFIDSMGIGDLLVTKTLLMKNGGKLVLVNPSQGCDEILKRIALDNMIEIRRVESIN, encoded by the coding sequence ATGGCATTTAATATAAAACACAAGGTAAGTGGCAAAACCACTTATATTTATTTATCTGGTTCGTTGGTTACTGGTGGGCGAATGAGTTTAAGCAAGGTGATTAAAGGAATTGTTGCAAACAACCCAAACAATGTTGAGTTAGATATATCTGAAGTTCAATTCATTGACTCAATGGGGATTGGAGATTTGTTAGTGACAAAAACATTGCTGATGAAAAACGGTGGCAAACTTGTATTAGTTAATCCAAGTCAAGGATGTGATGAAATACTGAAAAGAATTGCACTAGATAATATGATTGAAATAAGACGAGTTGAGTCAATTAATTAA
- the recG gene encoding ATP-dependent DNA helicase RecG, giving the protein MANDLHQVSITQLKGVGTSLADKLAKLNIYTIQDLLFHLPLRYQDRTRITPIGMLQFGNEVVIQGVVLKSQVAFGKRRSLMCQVQDDSGIVTLRFFHFSASQKNNLASGAEIRCFGEVRHGSSGYELYHPEYQLLTSHQPLPVEEHLTPVYPTTEGLSQKRLRSLCALALDMLNNQHGLKEWLPSTIQSRFKMASLSDAVKLLHLPPPETAQQLIAEGKHPAQQRLKYEELLAHQLSLLRLRQKAQKMPGYPLATGEELQQALCNNLPFTLTRAQQRVINEINADLAKPEPMLRLVQGDVGSGKTMVAVMAALRAVANGYQAAVMAPTEILAEQHLNNFTAWLTPLGLKVSWLAGKLKGKKRTEQLASIASGEAHIVVGTHAIFQDDVKFKQLAVVIVDEQHRFGVHQRLSLMSKGENGQAKPHQLIMTATPIPRTLAMCAYADLDCSVIDELPPGRTPVTTVAIEDSRRPHVIQRVQHACQDGRQAYWVCTLIEESEALQCQAAEATAEQLREELPDLQIGLIHGRMKASEKAAIMAEFKANNLNLLVATTVIEVGVDVPNASLMIIENPERLGLAQLHQLRGRVGRGSTDSYCVLLYHRPLSKHGRARLETMRETNDGFAIAEKDLELRGPGEVLGTRQTGLMQFKIASLEQDAHLLPLVKNTAEQLITTHPETVEPLVTRWLGQNEQYANV; this is encoded by the coding sequence ATGGCAAATGACTTACATCAGGTCTCCATTACCCAGCTGAAAGGTGTGGGTACAAGCTTGGCTGACAAACTAGCCAAGCTAAACATTTACACTATTCAGGATTTATTATTTCATCTGCCCCTACGTTATCAGGACCGCACACGAATCACGCCAATAGGCATGCTGCAATTTGGTAACGAAGTCGTCATTCAAGGTGTCGTACTAAAATCGCAAGTCGCTTTTGGTAAACGCAGAAGCTTAATGTGCCAAGTTCAGGATGACTCTGGTATTGTTACGTTACGTTTCTTTCATTTTTCTGCCAGCCAAAAAAATAATTTAGCGTCTGGCGCCGAAATTCGTTGCTTTGGTGAAGTTCGCCATGGCAGTAGCGGTTATGAGCTTTACCACCCAGAATATCAACTGCTTACCAGTCATCAGCCCTTGCCGGTTGAAGAACACTTAACGCCGGTATATCCAACTACTGAAGGCTTAAGCCAAAAGCGTCTACGCAGCCTTTGTGCATTAGCACTCGACATGCTGAATAATCAGCATGGTCTTAAAGAATGGCTACCCAGCACTATTCAAAGCCGGTTTAAAATGGCCTCTCTCTCGGATGCGGTTAAGCTACTCCACTTACCACCACCTGAAACAGCACAACAATTGATTGCTGAGGGAAAGCACCCTGCTCAACAACGGTTAAAATATGAAGAACTATTAGCTCATCAACTTAGCTTGCTACGGTTGCGACAAAAAGCCCAAAAAATGCCTGGCTACCCACTTGCTACAGGAGAGGAACTACAACAAGCGTTGTGCAATAACCTTCCCTTTACATTAACCAGAGCACAACAACGAGTCATTAATGAAATTAATGCTGATTTAGCCAAACCTGAGCCCATGTTACGACTAGTGCAAGGTGATGTTGGCTCAGGCAAAACCATGGTAGCAGTAATGGCAGCCTTAAGAGCAGTAGCGAATGGCTATCAGGCAGCGGTTATGGCACCAACAGAAATTTTGGCCGAGCAACACCTCAATAACTTCACCGCTTGGTTAACTCCACTAGGACTGAAAGTTTCCTGGTTAGCAGGCAAGTTGAAAGGAAAAAAGCGCACTGAACAGCTGGCCAGTATTGCCTCAGGTGAAGCACATATTGTGGTGGGTACCCATGCCATTTTTCAGGACGACGTAAAATTTAAACAGTTAGCTGTAGTCATTGTGGATGAACAACACCGTTTTGGTGTTCACCAACGGTTATCTTTAATGAGCAAAGGAGAAAACGGCCAAGCTAAACCCCACCAGCTAATAATGACTGCTACTCCTATACCCCGTACTTTAGCCATGTGCGCCTATGCTGATTTAGACTGTTCTGTGATTGACGAGTTGCCACCAGGACGGACACCCGTCACCACAGTGGCAATTGAAGATTCACGCCGCCCCCATGTTATTCAGCGGGTTCAACATGCTTGCCAAGATGGCCGTCAGGCCTATTGGGTGTGCACACTAATTGAAGAGTCAGAAGCATTGCAGTGCCAAGCAGCAGAAGCCACTGCTGAACAATTACGCGAAGAGTTGCCAGATCTTCAGATTGGTCTTATCCATGGCCGTATGAAAGCCAGTGAGAAAGCCGCCATTATGGCTGAATTCAAAGCCAATAATTTAAACTTACTGGTCGCTACCACTGTTATTGAAGTGGGTGTTGATGTTCCCAATGCCAGCCTAATGATCATTGAAAACCCAGAACGACTTGGTCTTGCCCAGCTTCATCAATTGAGAGGCCGAGTAGGTCGCGGATCAACTGACAGTTATTGTGTATTACTCTACCATCGTCCTTTATCCAAGCATGGTCGCGCCCGCCTGGAAACTATGCGTGAAACAAATGATGGTTTTGCTATTGCTGAAAAAGACTTGGAATTACGTGGCCCTGGAGAAGTGTTAGGTACCCGTCAGACAGGTTTAATGCAATTTAAAATTGCCAGTTTAGAGCAAGATGCTCATCTGTTACCACTCGTAAAAAACACGGCTGAGCAACTGATTACCACTCACCCAGAAACAGTAGAACCTTTAGTTACGCGCTGGTTAGGGCAAAATGAACAATACGCAAATGTTTAA
- a CDS encoding hydrogen peroxide-inducible genes activator, whose product MTLTELKYIVTLAQEQHFGRAAERCFVSQPTLSVGVKKLEDELGVAIFERTKNAVHVTPLGQKIIEQAQKVLEEATAIKHISSAGKNQLSSPLRVGAIFTIGPYLFPHLVPQLHKVAPEMPLYIEENFTAVLRQKLRKGELDAIIISLPFTEPDVVTKPLYDEPFSVLMPADHRYTRLKVVNPEHLAETELLLLSEGHCFRDQVLDLCPALAQTADKTTKTQTTVEASSLETIRHMVASGMGITVLPHSAVHDGHYAKGMLANRPFKSPPPYRTVALAWRVSFPRPKAIDVLADALRLCSVAD is encoded by the coding sequence ATGACTCTGACTGAACTTAAATACATTGTTACGCTTGCCCAAGAGCAGCACTTTGGTCGCGCTGCCGAGCGATGTTTTGTTAGCCAGCCCACCTTAAGCGTCGGTGTTAAGAAATTGGAAGACGAACTGGGTGTCGCCATTTTCGAACGTACCAAAAATGCTGTACATGTAACGCCGCTGGGACAAAAAATAATAGAACAAGCCCAAAAAGTGCTAGAAGAGGCCACAGCCATTAAACATATCTCTTCTGCTGGCAAAAACCAATTAAGCAGCCCATTGCGGGTAGGGGCGATCTTTACAATTGGTCCTTATTTGTTTCCTCATCTGGTTCCTCAACTACATAAAGTGGCACCTGAGATGCCACTTTATATCGAAGAAAACTTTACAGCAGTACTCAGACAAAAACTGCGTAAAGGAGAGTTAGATGCCATTATTATTTCGCTTCCCTTCACTGAACCTGATGTGGTTACCAAACCATTATACGACGAGCCATTTTCAGTGTTAATGCCTGCCGATCATCGTTATACACGCCTGAAAGTCGTTAACCCAGAGCACTTGGCTGAAACTGAATTATTGCTATTAAGTGAAGGCCATTGTTTTAGAGATCAGGTTTTAGACCTCTGTCCAGCACTTGCCCAAACAGCAGATAAAACCACAAAAACCCAAACTACCGTAGAAGCTAGCTCATTGGAAACCATACGACATATGGTTGCTTCCGGCATGGGGATTACTGTCTTGCCACATTCTGCTGTGCATGATGGCCACTACGCAAAGGGAATGTTGGCCAACCGACCATTTAAGTCTCCTCCTCCTTATCGTACAGTTGCGCTAGCTTGGCGAGTGAGCTTCCCTAGACCCAAGGCAATTGATGTATTAGCAGATGCATTACGGTTATGCTCTGTTGCTGATTAG
- a CDS encoding SDR family oxidoreductase: protein MVDQKSCLIVGCGDIGTRLAKLLLSKGFAVWGVRRNSDLLPHGVNRIASDISVERTFSNWPVCDYVVYAIAASERTDEGYYQAYVKGLANLTTWLEKTKQNTRRLLYVSSSRVYHQQNDEWVTETSETLPLGLGQRLLEAEQLLAKSNLPSTIVRFSGIYGPGREYLVKQVKAGYGVVKSNDPYTNRIHQDDCAGVLAYLIEQDNQGVELAKCYNGVDHQPARLSDVVGWLASQLSIEPTLPLSRTSNSSKRCSNRLLLDLGYQFKYPDYKAGYQEIIDKGIYKNAPFPR, encoded by the coding sequence ATGGTAGACCAAAAAAGTTGCTTAATTGTTGGCTGTGGCGATATTGGGACACGCTTAGCTAAGCTTTTGTTATCAAAAGGGTTTGCTGTTTGGGGAGTAAGAAGAAATTCAGATTTATTGCCTCATGGAGTGAATCGTATTGCATCTGATATTTCAGTTGAAAGAACGTTCTCAAACTGGCCTGTTTGTGACTATGTAGTTTACGCTATTGCAGCCAGTGAACGTACCGACGAGGGCTACTATCAAGCCTATGTAAAAGGGCTAGCCAATCTGACTACCTGGTTAGAAAAAACTAAGCAGAATACTCGTCGATTGCTGTATGTTTCCAGCAGCCGGGTTTATCACCAGCAAAACGATGAGTGGGTGACAGAAACCAGTGAGACGTTACCTTTAGGCTTGGGGCAGCGATTATTGGAGGCAGAACAACTGTTGGCTAAAAGTAACCTGCCTTCAACAATAGTGCGTTTTTCTGGTATTTATGGTCCAGGCCGAGAATACTTGGTTAAACAAGTTAAAGCAGGCTATGGTGTGGTTAAATCAAACGACCCATATACTAATCGCATTCATCAGGATGACTGTGCAGGTGTTTTGGCTTATTTAATCGAGCAGGATAACCAGGGAGTGGAATTAGCAAAGTGTTACAATGGTGTTGATCATCAACCTGCCAGGTTGAGTGATGTGGTTGGTTGGCTAGCATCTCAGTTAAGCATAGAACCCACATTACCGCTTAGCCGGACCAGTAATAGTAGCAAGCGATGCAGTAATCGGTTGTTGTTGGATTTAGGTTATCAGTTTAAGTATCCTGATTATAAAGCCGGTTATCAGGAAATAATCGATAAGGGCATCTATAAAAATGCACCTTTTCCGCGATAG
- a CDS encoding RNA ligase RtcB family protein produces the protein MGTLSAIQYIAENVELIASDKTWIEGKAIEQLKFSANLPDMQKVAGMPDLHPGKSYPIGAAFLSKNTLYPYLVGSDIGCGMGLWQTDKPINKVKISRWKEKLVILDQPLDVDWHEEIKLTKQQFEVINNNYDQALGSIGGGNHFAELQIVDTIFDQSLADSINLSKKYIQLLVHSGSRGYGHEILNQHIAQFNSAGIVADSKAGADYLNKHNDAVNWARANRSLIAGQIVTTLNMDAEPLLDVTHNLVSQHPGLGWLHRKGATPSDQGIVAIPGSRGALTYLVKPTNSPQGLFSLAHGAGRKWQRSEAKARLSAKYRVQDLQKTSLGGHVVCKNKALLYEEAPQAYKSIDQVIQDLKDAGLIELIASLKPILTYKTAKSGGC, from the coding sequence ATGGGCACTTTAAGCGCTATTCAATATATAGCAGAAAACGTTGAACTGATTGCTTCTGATAAAACCTGGATAGAAGGTAAAGCAATTGAACAGTTAAAGTTTTCGGCTAATTTACCTGACATGCAGAAAGTGGCAGGTATGCCTGACTTACACCCGGGAAAAAGCTATCCTATTGGTGCAGCTTTTCTTAGCAAAAATACTTTATACCCCTATTTGGTCGGAAGTGATATTGGGTGTGGTATGGGGTTATGGCAAACGGATAAGCCAATTAATAAAGTAAAGATATCACGATGGAAAGAAAAGCTCGTGATTTTAGACCAGCCACTGGATGTAGACTGGCATGAAGAAATAAAACTAACTAAACAGCAATTTGAGGTTATTAACAACAATTATGACCAAGCTCTAGGGAGTATTGGGGGTGGTAACCATTTTGCTGAGTTGCAAATAGTGGATACGATTTTTGATCAGTCCTTGGCAGATAGTATTAACTTATCAAAAAAATATATACAACTATTGGTACATAGTGGTTCTCGCGGTTATGGCCATGAAATTCTTAATCAACATATTGCTCAATTTAATTCAGCAGGTATTGTTGCTGATTCGAAAGCAGGAGCTGATTATTTAAATAAACATAATGATGCGGTTAATTGGGCGAGAGCCAACCGTTCACTTATTGCTGGGCAGATAGTAACTACACTTAACATGGATGCGGAGCCGTTACTAGATGTTACTCATAACTTGGTATCTCAACATCCTGGTTTGGGTTGGCTGCATCGCAAAGGGGCAACTCCAAGCGATCAGGGTATCGTTGCTATTCCAGGCTCCAGAGGTGCATTGACCTATTTGGTGAAGCCAACGAATAGTCCACAGGGTTTATTTTCATTGGCTCATGGTGCTGGTAGAAAATGGCAACGCTCTGAGGCAAAAGCACGGCTATCTGCTAAATATCGCGTGCAGGATTTACAAAAAACATCACTGGGTGGTCATGTTGTTTGTAAAAATAAAGCATTACTTTATGAAGAAGCCCCCCAGGCTTATAAGTCAATTGATCAAGTAATTCAAGACTTAAAAGATGCTGGGTTGATTGAGTTGATCGCTAGCCTTAAACCCATTTTGACCTACAAAACAGCGAAGAGTGGGGGTTGTTGA
- the prfH gene encoding peptide chain release factor H, producing the protein MFWLQLSAGRGPVECTRAVALAANYLAVEAKRFDIELNEVECIAANNKGCCHSVLYTVTGAEAEAFVQSWHGTLLWQNESEFRRGHKRKNWFFSGRYWRVKALEIPRDQIKITTCRAQGAGGQHVNTTDSAVQVTHIPTGIQCVVQSQRSQHSNKKLALLRLQEKLDELEQTAVAVENTKRWQQHTQLERGNPRRIFKGEKFIELNE; encoded by the coding sequence ATGTTTTGGTTACAATTGAGCGCTGGTAGAGGTCCTGTAGAATGTACTCGGGCTGTTGCTTTAGCTGCAAATTATTTAGCTGTAGAAGCAAAGCGGTTTGATATTGAGTTGAACGAAGTAGAGTGTATAGCAGCTAATAATAAAGGTTGTTGTCACTCTGTACTTTATACTGTAACAGGAGCGGAGGCAGAAGCATTTGTGCAAAGTTGGCATGGTACTTTGCTTTGGCAAAATGAGAGTGAGTTTCGCCGTGGGCATAAGCGTAAAAACTGGTTTTTTTCTGGTCGTTACTGGCGGGTAAAGGCGTTAGAGATTCCCAGAGATCAGATCAAAATCACCACTTGTCGGGCTCAAGGTGCAGGAGGGCAACATGTTAATACCACAGACTCTGCAGTGCAGGTGACTCATATACCAACAGGTATTCAATGTGTTGTACAAAGTCAGCGAAGCCAACATAGCAATAAGAAGCTTGCCTTACTTCGCTTACAAGAGAAGCTTGATGAGTTAGAGCAAACGGCAGTTGCTGTTGAAAATACCAAACGTTGGCAGCAGCATACACAATTGGAACGAGGTAATCCTAGGCGTATATTTAAAGGAGAAAAGTTTATCGAACTGAATGAATAA
- a CDS encoding HlyD family efflux transporter periplasmic adaptor subunit, with protein MKSFYYLKPWQYSSAVILFIIFAGITSWFIYSHVYPGIAVAKSELKLPVISLTSVISGKIKRIKVQGGAIVKQDQLLVELSQSPIKAEISKVEQRLALLKQQNTDSHRHCSLNEPTHTRNIELAELGCRLAREMDNINQEAISHLQQQIVILTQQLEHTEIKAPVSGRILQIKVKKKQQIKPDTILLEMLNATGAEMLIFLEKEEANLAELNSEARITLLKLTDIIVPATITFISPTAKQDPLAIEGASSFSDLLYPVRLKVKGDYLVNYLAELEPVMEGKAYVKLHPNASWPQVLHKSTKHP; from the coding sequence ATGAAATCGTTTTACTATCTAAAACCTTGGCAGTATTCATCTGCGGTCATACTCTTTATTATATTTGCCGGTATTACTAGCTGGTTTATTTATAGCCATGTTTATCCTGGCATTGCTGTTGCTAAAAGCGAGCTAAAGCTCCCTGTTATTAGTTTAACGAGTGTCATATCTGGGAAAATTAAACGTATTAAAGTCCAGGGCGGGGCTATTGTAAAACAAGATCAACTGCTTGTAGAGTTAAGTCAGTCGCCCATTAAAGCTGAGATCAGTAAAGTTGAACAGCGCTTGGCTTTATTGAAACAACAAAATACTGACTCACATCGTCATTGCTCCCTAAATGAACCAACGCATACCCGAAATATTGAGTTAGCGGAACTTGGTTGCCGGTTAGCGCGAGAAATGGATAATATAAACCAAGAAGCAATCAGTCATTTGCAACAACAAATCGTAATATTAACACAACAACTAGAGCATACTGAAATCAAGGCGCCTGTATCTGGAAGAATATTGCAAATAAAAGTGAAAAAAAAACAACAAATTAAGCCTGATACCATTTTACTGGAGATGTTAAATGCGACAGGTGCCGAAATGTTAATTTTTCTTGAAAAGGAGGAAGCTAACTTAGCTGAGCTTAACTCTGAAGCAAGAATCACCTTATTAAAATTGACCGACATAATTGTTCCAGCAACGATTACTTTTATTTCACCCACTGCTAAGCAAGACCCCTTAGCAATTGAGGGAGCCTCTTCATTTAGTGACTTATTGTATCCGGTAAGATTAAAGGTTAAAGGAGATTACTTAGTAAATTATTTAGCTGAATTGGAGCCAGTGATGGAAGGAAAGGCTTATGTGAAACTGCACCCTAATGCGAGTTGGCCACAAGTATTACATAAATCTACAAAGCACCCCTAA
- a CDS encoding glutaredoxin family protein — protein MLRTTAALLLTITTLLVSTANAEIYRWVDKNGKVHFSDKKPQHKPASTIDINQTNTYQNIELKPLGPSSVKSSNKRNRGVVMYSAEWCGYCKVARNYFQSNKIPFKEYDIDKNEKARQEYQELGGKGVPLILVGKKKMSGFTQQRFESLYNRKK, from the coding sequence ATGCTAAGGACAACAGCAGCGCTATTACTAACTATTACCACTCTGCTTGTCAGCACTGCCAATGCTGAGATTTATCGTTGGGTTGACAAAAATGGTAAAGTCCATTTCAGCGATAAGAAACCTCAGCATAAACCAGCAAGTACTATTGATATCAACCAAACCAATACTTATCAAAATATTGAGTTAAAGCCTTTAGGTCCATCCTCAGTCAAGTCAAGTAATAAACGTAACCGTGGAGTAGTGATGTACAGTGCTGAGTGGTGCGGTTACTGTAAAGTAGCTAGAAACTATTTTCAGTCGAACAAAATTCCATTCAAAGAATACGATATCGATAAAAATGAAAAAGCTCGGCAAGAATACCAAGAGCTAGGTGGAAAAGGCGTGCCATTAATCTTAGTGGGCAAAAAGAAAATGTCTGGCTTTACTCAACAACGATTTGAGTCTTTATATAATCGAAAAAAATAA
- a CDS encoding substrate-binding periplasmic protein, with the protein MIARCLTFIIGVLGVLRLSANELLVVTENWPPYNFRSEERIVGASTDIVKKTLDKTNYKYNIHLYPWARSYEIALNKPNVIIYTILRTPQREPLFKWVGPLFSGKQFYLYKLHTRTDVVLSNIDDAKKYIIGIMRGDVSHQFFSSIGITESNGLNITISEEENIRKLFNLKIDLISGNNISLPIRMKKLGYDFNDINPVIMTFKYDYYMAVSKSTSDTVYTKINDAFKNSIDENFKNTVIKKYGISH; encoded by the coding sequence ATGATAGCAAGGTGTTTGACTTTTATTATCGGTGTTTTGGGCGTGTTGCGGCTCAGTGCCAATGAGTTGTTGGTGGTGACAGAAAACTGGCCTCCTTATAACTTCCGTAGTGAAGAGAGGATAGTCGGGGCTTCAACGGATATTGTTAAAAAAACATTAGATAAAACCAACTACAAGTATAACATTCATTTATATCCTTGGGCGCGCTCATACGAGATTGCTCTAAATAAACCCAATGTTATCATTTATACCATTTTGCGCACTCCACAAAGAGAGCCACTATTTAAGTGGGTAGGGCCTTTATTTTCAGGAAAACAGTTTTATTTATATAAACTACACACGAGAACAGATGTTGTTTTATCAAATATAGATGATGCAAAAAAATATATTATTGGTATTATGCGTGGTGATGTAAGTCATCAATTTTTTAGTTCAATAGGTATTACTGAAAGCAATGGGCTTAATATAACTATTTCAGAAGAAGAAAATATAAGAAAATTATTTAATTTAAAAATTGACCTAATATCGGGGAATAACATCAGCTTGCCTATAAGGATGAAAAAACTTGGATATGATTTTAATGATATCAATCCAGTCATTATGACTTTTAAGTATGATTACTATATGGCTGTTAGTAAAAGTACTTCTGATACTGTCTATACTAAAATAAATGATGCGTTCAAGAATTCTATTGATGAAAATTTTAAAAATACTGTAATAAAAAAATATGGTATTTCTCATTAA